The following nucleotide sequence is from Tribolium castaneum strain GA2 chromosome 5, icTriCast1.1, whole genome shotgun sequence.
TGTTTGTATTTCGGCAATAAATTTTCGTGTTTCTAATTAAGATCCATCGAGATTTAATATTTACGATTACGGATAATAGTGGTTGTGAATGTATGAAATGTTTACACTTTTGACCTCCCTCGCGGTATTGCTTTGCTGAATTTTTATCTGGATGTTGGTTGATGTTACGCAAGTGTGGTTGCGAGAATATTTTATTGTGTGCCGGCTAATATTTATCTTCGGATTAATTCTTTTGCATTATTTATAGAGaagatttttaacaaattactaCAAGAAAATAAATCAGCGTTCACGCACTGCAtagttgcaattttttgaaagtttgtaattaattttcgcAACAATAGGAACCGTCGTAACGtttatgtaattttcaaaattcaccAGTGGGCAAGTGAGGCTAATTATTTCAAGTGGATTGAatctatttaaataatttaagccTCCGCGTACTTAAAGAATCAATTTCCTATTTGACCGGAAATGTAGACAGCTAAacggtttttaataaagtggCGTTTAAACCgaaatagttttaattaaccttcacgaaatttgaataaaaacttgCGAATTTTAggtatttgaataaaaattagtaCAAAAGGTTAAATTTTGACGCCGCACAATGTGAATTCAACTTCCCTCTTAGCTGAATtaatttgcgaaaaatttcTCGCGGATTATGGGATTAAAGTGCAACCTTCCAATGCGTTTAGACTTAATGAATCAGCTCTATAGAGTAGTGGAGCTGTCATTTAACTAGAAGGTTGTCGATCAAAATAATTGGAGATCGATATGTAAATGGTAGTTGGAGTTAATGGAAAAGGTTGGATAAATTTGATCGAATTTTGGAGCAAAATTGTGGATTTCTTAGTATAGAGGAAGTAATAAAAACGTGGTCTAGTTCGCCATGAAAAACGAGTTTCGACTGTCGCCACTTCAGACAGAAGAAAAATCCGTAGGAGATAATGAAGTTGTAAAGCCATCAAATAAAATGGCACCTCCTTCACGATATTACAGTAATTTTCAGGACAATCGTGATAGAGCGATGCTTCTAATGCCTCAACTTTTCATAGTAGGCTTTTTCAGGCATTGCTCTTGAGCTACTTGATACAATTCGGTTTGGTAATTAGCAgtaattagaaaaatcaattaaGGGACGTCTGTTCCCGATAAGGTGCAATTAGTGACCTTCCACgtctataaattaattaatcgacCTCACAGCACGGTGTTTGAGGTGAACGTATGTCGATCGATCCGGGTGTTAAGAGGTCGGGCAAAATCGCGTATTGTTTGAGGATATAAGCGTTTTTGAGATAAGACCAAATGCAGTTCTTGTGCACCTTTCGCAACACTCCCATGGAATTCATAGCAATTTAAGTCGGTATCCCTTTTGCGCAACGACTGACGTAGTCGCGGTCTAATAATTGTTCGTAAAGGTCGCCCGGATCGTTTCTTCAGTACCGGCCCAACACCCAACCCCACGGAGGTGAGACAAGGCGGGGTTCCACAAAAATCTAGGGGGGAAAACTGAacataaatgaataaataactgttttaataaaaaaaaatcctagtTTTGCGGCCTATAAGGCAAGTCGTTTTTCATTTCGCTCACATTCCCAATTAACCTTCTCGGTTGTGGGTCCGGCCTGCTGGGGGCACGCACGCAAATTGATTATTGTTGACCAAAGAAAAGGTTAGCGACACGGTGCATCTTCGCCACAACCTTGACCTAATCACGACATGCgttgttgaatttaaatgtgtGCTGCAGGTGAGGATACCGCTCAAAATCAATTTCCGAGCGAAACAAAAAGATCTGGTCGTGAATCTGACAAAGAAACATCTGACATGCGGAATTAAAGGCCAGCCACCGATTGTCGATGATGACTTCCCGCACGAAATCAAGCTGGAAGAATCCACGTGGGTGATTGAAGACGGACACACgcttttgtttaatttggaaaagattaataaaatgaaCTGGTGGTCGAAGTTGGTTGTTTCCGACCCGGAGATCAGTACGAGGAAAATTAATCCGGAGCCGTCCAAGTTGAGCGATCTGGATGGGGAGACAAGGGGGCTCGTGGAGAAGATGATGTACGATCAGAGACAGAAGGAGTTGGGGCTGCCGACCAGCGACGAGCAGAAGAAACAAGATGTTATCAAAAAGTACGTCCCTCActcgtttaattatttaatttcaatcgttTGTTGCAGGTTTATGGAGCAGCACCCCGAAATGGACTTCTCaaagtgcaaatttaattagggCACTCACCTCTTGTTTGTATTCATTCTTTTgcgtataataaaatttttaaataaaaaaacaccaagtattaaaattttattggatacaaaaaataaatgcaacaCGTAATAACAGCTAAAACAACCGATTTTACCCTTTATTTCTGTTGGATAAAATGTGTCACAAGAGATATAATCAGTATTAGTAAGGCGACTCCCAAAGCAATGTAATACAGCGATTTACTCTCAGCGGGTTTTTTCGTTACCACTTCTTCACTGTCCGATTCTACCGCGTCGTTATAGAATTCGGTCAAatctagagaaaaaaaaattaattgtgacaATCGCTTCGTTTGTGCGTTCGCACCAGCTTGCCCTTCCACGTCCACAACATCGCCCTCGTCATGAATCTCAATATCTAGCATCTCCTCGAGCGAGATTTTCGCATCCTGGGGGCCCTCTCCAGGAAAGAGATAATCAGAAATTGCGATACTGCTATTCGGGAGCGAGATTAAAACGCGGCGTGGGGGCTCATGCACACTGTTGATGTCTGAAACACCCAAATAGCCCCTAACTAACTTGGCAAAATATCGAACCTTCGGCATGTTCTTCTTCAGTCAGCGAATCCCAATGCATCTCCAAGCGAGTCGAAAGACTCCTCATTATGTCTTGAATGACGGCGTACGAAGCGTCCCCAACCGAAATTTTCGGACACACCCACAGTTTCGTAAACACGTGCCCGAAAATGCGGATTTGGTTGCCAGTCTCGCTGATTTCGAACGAATTTTGATCGCTGCCAtcctaaattatttattttttgggggGCGAAAAAGGAGTGAGTTAAACCTTACATATGGTTGCAAAATGGTCACTTGGAGGGGCTTTGAGTGGTCCTCGTGGCCACTCGATTTATTACTCCTAGGAATTTTCTTTTTACCGATACTTTCGATGCTCTCCTCCCCCTCTTTCAGCTCCccatcaaacaaaaaaaccgACGACTTCAAATTGCGACTCATTCGGTCCAAAATGATCTAAAAGGGGCACAATTACCCCGGGTCACGCCCCCTAAACCTTACCCCCATGTGCTTTTTGAGCGGCCAGTCGCTCTCATTTTCCCCGATATGGTACACCTGGTCTATCTGATATTTACACTGAATTGTGCCCCATTTGATGGGACTTGTCACGAATTTAAAATCGGCAGGCTTCACACTCCCAACCCCCACTTCGAAGCTCTTACTCGTGAACTGGTGACTGGTCGTCGAGTAGTGCAAGACGAGTTTTTCGCTATTTGGGGGATTCCCAAAGAGGTACTTTTGCAACTCGAGATGTTTGTGCACCCGGTTAAGGATGGACTTGACTTTGGGCGAGAACGGGCTTAAAACATCGTCAGGCGCCACCACAAACAGCCCCAAGACGTGCATGCCCCCTGGGAGCATCCGAGTGGCCTGGCGGGCATGATCCGCCACCCACTCCTCGTTCACGTCGTTTATGCCCTTGAGGGCACTGTCTTTGGACTCGTGCGAAGTCTTGGCAAAGTGTATAACGTAGTCTTTACCCGAAACTGACTTAAATTGAGCCCTTTGAACATATGGAGCGAAAAGTGGGGTTTGATTACCTGGCCTAGAATTAATCCtactgaaaaattgttttgtttggCAACGGTGTGAAAGTATGATAAGAGGCGGTCATCGGCGACGGCACTGCGTACCATTATTACGAAATCAcaacaatttaaataacaaaaaagtacGAAATTAATTTGACACAACTGCTGGCATTTTACTGACAGGTGACACGTGTATTACGTGTTGCCTAACACCCAGGCGCACCGAAACTACATTGCCCAATTCccggaaattaattaaaattttaataactattgcaccaatttaattaagataaaGGGTTGAAACTCCAACTCGTGCCACcaaatcgaaaaattaataagattgACCTTAGGGTTAATTAAAATGTCTTGTATAAAAGCCCCCTTTGGCTAACACTGGCACACAAATGGCTCCAGTGATTGAGATTATAAGTGGTCGAGTGACCCTCGGTGAGGGCCCCCATTGGGACGCACCCACACAAACCCTCTACTACGTGGATATTTTCGGACAAGCGATCCACAAATATGTACCATCGACCAACACCCATGCCAAGGTGGTGATCGGTGAGTGTCCCTTTATCACGTTTTTTTcccaatttaaatttgaagagGGCGGCCCTGTGACCATGGTAATCCCAGTGGAAGGCACCACTGACAAGTTCCTGGTAAGCATCGGCCGCAAGCTGGTCATCGTCACTTGGGACGGCACCAGCGATAAAATCTCAAACTCCGAGCTTTTGGTCGAAGTTGAGAACAAGTCCGGGTATTTCAACAACCGGTTCAATGACGGTAAGGCGGACCCCACCGGCCGCTTATGGGCTGGTACCATGGGCCCAGAACCCGAAATCGGGAAACTGGAGAAGGAAAAAGGTGCCTTGTACACTTTGGTGGGCAAACACCAAGTCAAGACCCACTTGACCAAAGTGAGCATTGCCAATGGTCTAGCCTGGGACTTggagttgaaaaaaatgtactacATCGATTCACCCAGACGTACTGTGGACGAGTACGACAACAATCTGGAAAAAGGGGAGATTTGCAACCGGAAGGTCGTTTTCAATTTGGACGTCCATGACATTCCGGGAGTCCCAGATGGGATGACCATGGACACGGATGGGAATTTATGGGTGGCGGTGTTCGATGGTGGGTGCCTCCTCCATGTCAATCCCAGAACGTCCGAGTTACTCAACACTATCAATTTTCCAGCACGCCAGGTATTTTTCGCTTTGTTTTTcgattatttatttgtggTTTAGATAACATCGGCGGCTTTTGGGGGCCCGAACTTGGACGAACTGTACGTGACTAGTGCCCAGTTGGTGGTCAAGGGGGCCACGCAGCCCCACCCGGCTGGGGCCCTTTTCAAAGTCACGGGGCTGGGGGTCAAGGGGTATCCCGGTGTTAAAGTGAAAATTCCGTGATTTTGCCAATAAAGCGTTTTGACTcaaattgtgttttattttatttaaaactagaTAATCCCTAACGCATGCAACACAAAAATTagagtgaaataaaaaaatatatcaacaTTCGTCACAACTGCGGAGCTTTTCCTTTCTTCGTCTGGCTTATGATTACAAAGATGTGTCGTGCAAAGGACACACTGTGTGCCGTTACCATCCTTAGCCGTAGcaagaaatttttggttgtAGTCCACGTTCTTTCCAAAATTACAATTCCTTAGCATCTCCTTGAAATTCTCTCCAACACAACCTCTCTGTTCCACATAGCTCCCATCTTTGAAGAGTAAAGTCagggaaaaaaataatcaaataagATTAAGTTACTTGGAAGTCTCCAAGCGGAAAGATAACATTTGTAAATACTGGCCGTGATTCTTGAACGTTCACACGTTATTGTATGAATGTTCTGAGGACTACAGGTTGGATCAGAACACCAGAGACATTCCAGACTCTTGGCACagttacaaaacaataaaataaggACAGAAAGTCTGCAAATTGTGCTTAAACTCATACCAATGTCTCATTTAGAAAATTGAAAGAGAAAAGTGACAGCGacgtcaaattaaaaattaaccagaAACATTTGCGTTCGTTTTCCTCCGAAAATGAACCACAAAcgcctatttattttttaactagtaTTACACACTTGTAATTAAGTGATAACATTGATAGCACTTATTACTCACACTTATCAATACGATGCGCTTCAAtctgttaatttttatgaCCTTGTTAATATCACTAACAGAGTGCCATTAAAATGCACACAATCGAGCGAGTTACAGAAGGTTTTAGCCTGGGCGAAGGCCCCCATTGGGACGCCTCGACCCAGAGCCTTTATTTTGTCGACGTTTTTGGCCAAAGTATCGTAAAATATGCACCAACCACCAAGAAAGTAACTAAAGCATCAGTTGGTAAGTTTTAGTCAATCATTCGCAaactaaaaactgttaccagcACCAAAAACCGCATCGTTTATAATCCCAGTCGAGGGCGCAAAAGACCAATTTGTGATTTCACTAAACAACGAATTAGTCATTATTTTGTGGGACGGCGAGAGTGATAGTGCAAAAATCGTGGAGAAGTTGGCGTCAGTTGATAATAAATTCAACGATGCGAAGTGTGACTCCACGGGCCGTTTGTGGGCCGGGGGACACACTTTGAACGAGAGTGACTTCATGAACAGTGGGCCTCTGGGCCACTTATTCTCCCTCGATTCGAACAAACAGCTAAAGAAATGTTTGGACAAAATCCGGGTTGCAAACGGATTGGCTTTCAACGACAAGGTGAAGAAAATGTATTACATCGACTCTTTGGCAGGGACAGTCGATTGGTTTGATTTTGACGTAAACAGCGGCACGATTTGTAACAACAATAAATTGTGTTCAAACATtcgaaaaaatgattttttgtagCCAACAGACAAGTCCTGTTCACGTTGAAAAAGCACAACGTGACGGGAATTGCCGATGGTATGACCATAGACACCGATGGTAATCTATGGGTGGCCGTTTTTGGGGGCAACAGAGTGCTGAAGATTGATGGTAACAAAAGTGAAACACTTCTGGACACCATAAACATGCCAGCGGAACAAGTAATTTCGTTCTGTGAGTTGAGGGAGATGATTTGATGGTTTTAGGTCACTTCGGTTGCTTTCGGGGGTCGCAATTTGGACGAACTGTTTGTGACAACAGGACGCTTTGAAAccgatgaaaaaaaattgccagcGCCTGTCAATGGTGCTACTTATAGAGTCACGGGGACTGGAGCCAAAGGACTCCCGGGAGTTAGCTTCAAACTCAATTAATTTGTGTATTTCGTTCAAAATTACAATGTCACAAATAGAACAAGGAAACTTGTTAGATAATAAAGTGTGTAAGCACTAGACCCAGCTCCGGATTTTTCTTTACTGTCCTTACTTTTTTTCTCGGCTTGATTACACTCATCTGTCGCACAAAGTATGCAAGTAGTGCCAGTGGTTATCTTATTGATAAGATCAATGTTAACATCACTTAAGCCGCCAGCATTAGTGTTAGTATCATTCAAGCCGCATTCTTTCAACTTTGGTCCCAACAATTTGGCGATCATATCGCCAATACAACCTCTCATCTCCCTTGTTTTAcctttaaaaatgaaacattgtaaaaaatggaTCAAAAGTTATATCACCTTTGAGCTTCCAGGACACTAAATAACATTTGCTAGTAGTGGATTCGGAACAggcaattgtttttatttctcgAGGATTACAACTCTTGTCAGAGCAGCTGAAGCACTTTAAACTGTTTCCACAATTAAAGTGTACAGCAAGAAATAGAGTGACGACGTttagcttcatttttgaaatatgtgGACAGTGACGTAAAGTCCTGCCAATGCGCCAAACTTTTTgatcgaaaattttattctctaCAACTGTGTTCCCCACACTTTTTTGTaccttcaaccgtattcccagcgttttgataaatattgcgttccaccttaaatttttgcgaacgctgcacAAAAAGTGTGAGGAACAAAATTGCAGAgaatcaattttttcacaaaaaaatccgCAACACCATTTTTCTGTCTTCAgtggtttaggtataaattaactttccgaTACATGACCACTGATAAAACGAAACAAATACGTCGCTTGAACGTGATTACCAAtcaaaaacatcaaataaaattgtgaaaataatccgcaaacaaacaaacaagtCAACACCGATAAAATCTAATCGTTTCTTCCTCTCAAAATTTTATCGCAACGCTTTCACCTTCCACTTTCTGGGCCCATGCCCTACTTCCCTCAGTTCGCAGCGCGACTTGAACCACACGAAAATGTCTCCAAAGATCGAACGTTTGACCGAGAGTTTTCTGCTTGGTGAAGGTCCCCACTGGGACGTTGCAACACAAAGTCTTTACTTCCTCGACTGCATCAGACAAAACCTTGTCAAATACAATCCTGCGACGAACAAGGTCACCACAGCATCGGCCggtaattgaattattttcattagaCTCGCGTCACAAAATGATTGTAGCACCAAAACAGCCCACATTTATCATACCGGTGCAAGGCAAAAGTGGGCAATTTATCATAAGTCTGGATAAGGAACTGGCGATTATTAATTGGGACGGGCAGAGTGATAAATTTAGCATTGTTCGAAAGTTATGTGTTGCGGATGGGGGGCCTGGAACAGCCCAGAATAAATTCAATGATGGGAAGTGCGATTCTTCGGGGCGACTGTGGGCTGGtacttttattttcataaaaaaactggcgtaaaaaaatgtattttaaggGACGCTTAATATTGACAAGGAAGATGAAGACAAGACACTCCCACTTGGCACTTTGTACAGTTTTGACTCGAAACGTGGCCTGAAAGGGCACGTGAACCAAGTGAGACTCACAAACGGTATTGCATTCAACGACCagacgaaaaaaatgttttacatcGATACACTGAAAGGCACAGTTGACCAATTCGACTTTGACGTAACCAACGGTGAAATTTGTACGTTTTCcacttgatttaaaataagaaaagtctcaaaatttgattttccAGCCAACAGAAAAGTCTGGTTCACTCTCACGAAAAACAACATTTCTGGAAAACCCGATGGTATGACTATTGACACCGATGGTAATTTATGGGTGGCTGTTTTTATGGGAAGTCGAGTCATTAAAATCGATGGGCACACAGCTGAGACTTTGCTGGACACTGTGGAAATACCAGCGCAACAGGTAACCCATGgcgaaaaattcaattaattaaattaattttaggtGACTTCTGTGGCTTTTGGGGGCCAGAATTTGGACGAGTTGTATGTCACTACTGCGTCTTTTGAATACAAGGGCCGGACTCCGCCACCACCGGTCAATGGGGCCCTGTACAGGATTACAGGGACGGGCTCTAAAGGCCTACCAgccaataatttcaaactgGATTAATTTCTTGTATtgaagaataaataaaattgaaaaaaaaaataaaaaactcttttttatttttatgatttatagACGACAATTATCGAGTCTGCTATTGTTGGACTTCTTAACCTTGCCTGTCGCTACGtaaaattatcatttatcTTGTTTACAAACTTTGAGATATTTATATCACATCGTTCCACCATTGATAGGAATGACCCCAGGAATTAAAAAAGCCtcgagttttaattaattttcttaataatttaatagtaGTAAGTTCCTGCCAGTTATTTCAAACAGGTccaaaaaacaataatcaCAATATGTCAGTATCTAATTACCGATACCGATTAAGATAATTGTGTAAGTGTTTAAGTGTGTTTTATTGCTgtaaacttattaaaatttttattttgttaaaatccaGTTATTTCACTTTGTGAttcatcatttaaaaaaatctataacaATCTTGttggtaattaaaaaaaatctgaaataaaaattttataacctTTCCCAGAATAATAAAGTACAGCACAAATTACACAAAgatttaagtaaatttttaaataaaaaacatgattAAGCCCTGGAAGAAAACAATCAATGACGATTTTATTGAgcacttttgaaaaaatagctgaaaaatttgcttaaatgttcaaaaaaagcAAGACAAACGACATTTTCAACCCGATTCGGTGcgcatttttataatttctagtGCAATTTCTGTTAAATCCGACTATAAATCTGAAAATAACTGGCTTTGTAACGTAAAAACGTGCTTAATATTAAGCTCttaaag
It contains:
- the LOC656436 gene encoding protein odr-4 homolog isoform X2 is translated as MLPGGMHVLGLFVVAPDDVLSPFSPKVKSILNRVHKHLELQKYLFGNPPNSEKLVLHYSTTSHQFTSKSFEVGVGSVKPADFKFVTSPIKWGTIQCKYQIDQVYHIGENESDWPLKKHMGIILDRMSRNLKSSVFLFDGELKEGEESIESIGKKKIPRSNKSSGHEDHSKPLQVTILQPYDGSDQNSFEISETGNQIRIFGHVFTKLWVCPKISVGDASYAVIQDIMRSLSTRLEMHWDSLTEEEHAEDINSVHEPPRRVLISLPNSSIAISDYLFPGEGPQDAKISLEEMLDIEIHDEGDVVDVEGQADLTEFYNDAVESDSEEVVTKKPAESKSLYYIALGVALLILIISLVTHFIQQK
- the LOC656436 gene encoding protein odr-4 homolog isoform X1, with product MVRSAVADDRLLSYFHTVAKQNNFSVGLILGQSVSGKDYVIHFAKTSHESKDSALKGINDVNEEWVADHARQATRMLPGGMHVLGLFVVAPDDVLSPFSPKVKSILNRVHKHLELQKYLFGNPPNSEKLVLHYSTTSHQFTSKSFEVGVGSVKPADFKFVTSPIKWGTIQCKYQIDQVYHIGENESDWPLKKHMGIILDRMSRNLKSSVFLFDGELKEGEESIESIGKKKIPRSNKSSGHEDHSKPLQVTILQPYDGSDQNSFEISETGNQIRIFGHVFTKLWVCPKISVGDASYAVIQDIMRSLSTRLEMHWDSLTEEEHAEDINSVHEPPRRVLISLPNSSIAISDYLFPGEGPQDAKISLEEMLDIEIHDEGDVVDVEGQADLTEFYNDAVESDSEEVVTKKPAESKSLYYIALGVALLILIISLVTHFIQQK
- the LOC656355 gene encoding regucalcin, which produces MAPVIEIISGRVTLGEGPHWDAPTQTLYYVDIFGQAIHKYVPSTNTHAKVVIEGGPVTMVIPVEGTTDKFLVSIGRKLVIVTWDGTSDKISNSELLVEVENKSGYFNNRFNDGKADPTGRLWAGTMGPEPEIGKLEKEKGALYTLVGKHQVKTHLTKVSIANGLAWDLELKKMYYIDSPRRTVDEYDNNLEKGEICNRKVVFNLDVHDIPGVPDGMTMDTDGNLWVAVFDGGCLLHVNPRTSELLNTINFPARQITSAAFGGPNLDELYVTSAQLVVKGATQPHPAGALFKVTGLGVKGYPGVKVKIP
- the LOC656271 gene encoding regucalcin, whose product is MHTIERVTEGFSLGEGPHWDASTQSLYFVDVFGQSIVKYAPTTKKVTKASVAPKTASFIIPVEGAKDQFVISLNNELVIILWDGESDSAKIVEKLASVDNKFNDAKCDSTGRLWAGGHTLNESDFMNSGPLGHLFSLDSNKQLKKCLDKIRVANGLAFNDKVKKMYYIDSLAGTVDWFDFDVNSGTISNRQVLFTLKKHNVTGIADGMTIDTDGNLWVAVFGGNRVLKIDGNKSETLLDTINMPAEQVTSVAFGGRNLDELFVTTGRFETDEKKLPAPVNGATYRVTGTGAKGLPGVSFKLN
- the LOC656188 gene encoding regucalcin codes for the protein MSPKIERLTESFLLGEGPHWDVATQSLYFLDCIRQNLVKYNPATNKVTTASAAPKQPTFIIPVQGKSGQFIISLDKELAIINWDGQSDKFSIVRKLCVADGGPGTAQNKFNDGKCDSSGRLWAGTLNIDKEDEDKTLPLGTLYSFDSKRGLKGHVNQVRLTNGIAFNDQTKKMFYIDTLKGTVDQFDFDVTNGEISNRKVWFTLTKNNISGKPDGMTIDTDGNLWVAVFMGSRVIKIDGHTAETLLDTVEIPAQQVTSVAFGGQNLDELYVTTASFEYKGRTPPPPVNGALYRITGTGSKGLPANNFKLD